The Drosophila biarmipes strain raj3 chromosome 2L, RU_DBia_V1.1, whole genome shotgun sequence genome has a window encoding:
- the LOC108027717 gene encoding N-alpha-acetyltransferase 38, NatC auxiliary subunit, whose product MTDLSISGQQVLPPPPPPAAMPEPFRITTNAPHQMNDASLTPGRRKLQKWLGRVLRIVITDGRVLVGFFNCTDRDANIVLSMCAEYLVEGQEPRMLGNVMVPGKHIVSLNIDEPDPQSSLLVQ is encoded by the coding sequence ATGACCGACCTGAGCATCAGTGGACAGCAGGTGCtaccgccaccaccgccgcctgCTGCGATGCCGGAACCCTTCAGGATCACCACGAATGCCCCGCACCAGATGAACGACGCCAGCTTGACGCCCGGCAGGAGGAAGCTCCAGAAGTGGTTGGGTCGCGTCCTCCGGATCGTCATCACCGATGGCCGTGTCCTGGTGGGCTTCTTCAATTGCACGGATCGGGATGCCAACATCGTGCTGTCCATGTGCGCCGAGTACTTGGTGGAGGGCCAGGAGCCCAGGATGCTGGGGAACGTCATGGTTCCCGGAAAACACATCGTCTCCCTCAACATCGACGAACCGGATCCGCAGTCCAGTCTCCTCGTGCAATAG
- the LOC108027874 gene encoding uncharacterized protein LOC108027874, with protein sequence MMLSTYQHDYVPPNAKRYEFLTRPKGLEGHTGPQIIECQCVDESKIQMPPNASKDCGGVEWTGIAPMGKLVDPRIIPTQLTQDQVDKMAFSAETDCFKLQPNRFLKILRTVYPDLYERLKVMPKEELSRRLETNRMFTTYQIDYCAMNEYPEGIYESLKTEEESKNANQLMSERGPCNEFRSNVMNELEREASTGYEVSLDECQKTYKPFKTSFSDSSQTIESGSSSHWSSAPNTYRKVPTFSEYMDSISRNGCVIMRNKLHDHSKCLAKYCKHELKFTCNDMK encoded by the coding sequence ATGATGCTATCAACCTATCAGCATGACTATGTGCCGCCCAATGCCAAACGGTACGAGTTCCTAACTCGGCCCAAGGGTCTTGAAGGCCACACAGGACCACAGATCATAGAGTGTCAGTGCGTGGACGAGTCCAAGATCCAGATGCCACCCAATGCGTCCAAGGACTGCGGCGGTGTTGAGTGGACGGGCATAGCGCCAATGGGAAAGCTGGTGGATCCGCGCATCATACCCACCCAGTTGACGCAGGATCAGGTGGACAAGATGGCCTTCTCGGCGGAAACGGATTGCTTTAAGCTGCAGCCCAACCGCTTCCTCAAGATCCTGCGCACAGTCTACCCCGATCTGTACGAGCGACTGAAGGTGATGCCCAAGGAGGAGTTGAGCCGCAGGCTGGAGACCAACCGCATGTTCACCACCTATCAGATCGACTACTGTGCCATGAACGAGTATCCAGAGGGTATATATGAGAGCCTAAAGACCGAGGAGGAGTCGAAGAATGCCAACCAGCTGATGAGCGAACGGGGACCCTGCAATGAGTTCCGCTCGAATGTGATGAACGAACTGGAACGCGAAGCTTCTACGGGCTACGAGGTGTCCCTCGATGAGTGCCAGAAGACGTACAAGCCATTCAAGACCAGCTTCTCCGACTCCTCGCAGACCATCGAATCCGGCAGCAGTTCGCATTGGAGCTCGGCTCCGAACACGTACCGCAAAGTGCCCACCTTCAGCGAGTACATGGACTCGATAAGCCGAAATGGTTGCGTAATTATGCGGAACAAGCTGCACGACCATTCAAAATGCCTGGCGAAATACTGCAAGCATGAGCTTAAGTTCACTTGCAATGACATGAAGTGA
- the LOC108027873 gene encoding interferon-related developmental regulator 1: protein MPRRNKKSAAGKGRTNDSNSEDESFDNVSVYSHVSEVASSDANDELANERFEEKFEKALEQATEKSAQTRVQALQAICELLAHRYMPDFVEDRKMTLMDFVEKSIRRGKGQEQVWGARLAPLLVLQMGGDEGVSKAMNQFLLNTVQDKSVGFDARAKCCTALGLLSFLGCEDVGELVQLMQCFESIFAGSYLRGDDKTPVSVTPEAGTLHAEALNAWGLLLTLIPSGDFVSLMTTGQNMFPSIKKFLGLLQSPHLDVRMAAGETIALILESGRAHDEDFLEEDIAELSEAVKQLATDSHKYRAKRDRKAQRATFRDVLRYLEEDISPEISIRFGHESLTLDSWSIHHQYSAMCTVMGPGMTSQLQENEFIRDIFQLGPRPTNTGINGNAKVKQSKLERHLVNAAAFKARSITRGKNRDKRSAVVT, encoded by the exons aTGCCGCGACGCAACAAGAAATCAGCAGCAGGCAAAG GCCGCACCAATGACTCCAACTCCGAGGACGAGTCCTTCGACAATGTCAGCGTTTACTCACACGTTTCCGAGGTAGCCTCCTCGGATGCCAACGATGAGCTGGCCAACGAGCGCTTCGAGGAGAAGTTCGAAAAGGCCCTGGAACAGGCCACCGAGAAGTCGGCCCAGACCCGTGTGCAGGCTCTCCAGGCGATTTGTGAGCTCCTCGCACACCGCTACATGCCTGACTTCGTGGAGGACCGCAAGATGACCCTGATGGACTTTGTGGAGAAGAGCATTCGTCGCGGCAAGGGTCAGGAGCAGGTGTGGGGTGCTCGACTTGCCCCGCTCCTGGTGCTTCAAATGGGTGGCGACGAGGGCGTGTCCAAGGCGATGAATCAGTTCCTGTTGAACACCGTTCAGGACAAGTCCGTGGGCTTTGATGCCCGGGCCAAGTGCTGCACAGCTCTGGGACTACTGAGCTTCCTGGGCTGTGAGGATGTGGGAGAGCTGGTGCAGCTGATGCAGTGCTTCGAGTCCATCTTCGCCGGAAGCTATCTGCGGGGCGATGACAAGACACCGGTCTCGGTCACCCCAGAGGCTGGCACTCTTCATGCGGAGGCTTTGAACGCCTGGGGACTGCTACTCACACTCATACCCTCGGGAGATTTTGTTTCCTTGATGACCACTGGCCAAAACATGTTCCC ATCTATTAAGAAGTTCTTGGGCCTTTTGCAATCCCCACATTTGGATGTCCGCATGGCCGCTGGCGAGACCATTGCCTTGATTCTGGAGTCGGGCCGTGCCCACGACGAGGATTTCCTGGAAGAAGACATTGCTGAGCTATCCGAGGCCGTCAAGCAGTTGGCCACAGACTCGCATAAATATCGTGCCAAGCGCGATCGCAAGGCCCAGCGGGCCACCTTCCGGGATGTGCTGCGCTACCTAGAG gAGGACATTTCCCCGGAGATCAGCATTCGCTTTGGTCACGAGTCGTTGACACTGGATTCCTGGTCCATACACCATCAGTACTCGGCCATGTGCACGGTCATGGGCCCTGGGATGACCTCGCAGCTGCAGGAGAACGAGTTCATCCGCGACATTTTCCAGCTGGGACCGCGACCCACAAACACCGGCATCAATGGCAACGCCAAGGTCAAGCAGTCCAAATTGGAGCGG CACCTTGTGAACGCTGCTGCGTTCAAGGCACGCTCCATCACACGTGGAAAGAACCGTGACAAGCGTTCGGCCGTCGTTACTTAA
- the LOC108027895 gene encoding peroxiredoxin-6: protein MSGKALNIGDQFPNFSAETSVGKIDFYDWMGDSWAILFSHPADYTPVCTTELARVAALIPEFLKRGVKPIALSCDTVESHKGWIEDIKSFGKLASFDYPIIADDKRELALKFNMLDKDEINAEGIPLTCRAVFVVDDKKKLRLSILYPATTGRNFDEILRVIDSLHLTQTKSVATPADWQKGGKCMVLPTVKAEDVPQLFPKGIETVEVPSGKSYLRITPQP from the exons ATGTCCGGAAAGGCCCTAAACATTGGCGATCAGTTCCCCAACTTCTCGGCTGAGACGAGCGTGGGCAAGATCGACTTCTACGACTGGATGGGCGATAGCTGGGCTATTCTGTTCTCCCATCCGGCGGACTATACGCCGGTGTGCACTACGGAATTGGCCCGTGTGGCGGCTTTAATTCCGGAATTCCTGAAACGCGGCGTGAAGCCAATAGCTTTGTCCTGCGACACCGTGGAATCGCACAAAGGTTGGATCGAGGACATCAAGAGTTTTGGCA AGCTTGCCAGCTTCGATTATCCCATCATTGCGGATGACAAGCGGGAACTGGCCCTGAAGTTCAACATGCTGGACAAGGACGAGATTAATGCCGAGGGCATTCCCCTTACCTGTCGCGCTGTTTTCGTGGTGGATGACAAGAAAAAGCTGCGGCTCTCCATCCTATATCCCGCCACCACAGGACGCAATTTCGA TGAAATCCTTCGAGTGATCGACTCTCTCCACTTGACCCAAACGAAGAGCGTGGCCACGCCTGCGGACTGGCAAAAGGGCGGCAAGTGCATGGTTCTGCCCACCGTGAAAGCCGAGGATGTCCCTCAGCTCTTTCCCAAGGGCATCGAAACTGTTGAAGTTCCCTCCGGCAAGAGTTATCTACGGATTACCCCACAGCCCTAA
- the LOC108027894 gene encoding acyl-CoA-binding domain-containing protein 5 encodes MAAIEERFQAAVNVIKGLPKNGPYQPSTSMMLKFYGLFKQATEGGCDQKKPGFWDIVGKAKWDAWNDNRHLTKEQAMQRYVESLQEIIETMSFTENVQNFVGSLDGLGNISLDELELVSPGMRELAESHPNSPFHSRTNSPQHGSSCNSEADAEVAATPLVASTETIKENGHSTPPLTNGFAPKSSNYAQHDSHNFTSNSSVAIVDPSDDEYDDPYDLSHELTQAIAQNTDLLRQIQAAISRMNNDVGAVQQRVRSLEQSLNELRSGQKGTAKGTQPRSLPAWWPFRNISPLWFAVLILWPFLVRRFARMLQSTPQRRH; translated from the coding sequence ATGGCGGCCATTGAGGAGCGCTTCCAGGCGGCGGTCAACGTTATCAAGGGCCTGCCCAAGAATGGACCCTACCAGCCCAGCACCAGCATGATGCTCAAGTTCTACGGCCTGTTCAAGCAGGCCACCGAGGGAGGCTGCGACCAGAAGAAGCCCGGCTTCTGGGACATCGTGGGCAAGGCCAAGTGGGATGCCTGGAACGATAACCGGCACCTGACCAAGGAGCAGGCCATGCAGCGGTACGTGGAGAGCCTGCAGGAGATCATCGAAACGATGTCCTTCACGGAGAACGTGCAGAACTTTGTGGGCAGCCTCGATGGCCTGGGGAACATCAGCTTGGACGAACTGGAGCTGGTCTCGCCCGGCATGCGGGAGCTGGCCGAATCGCATCCCAACTCGCCGTTCCACTCGCGCACCAACAGCCCCCAGCACGGTTCCAGTTGCAATAGCGAGGCGGATGCGGAGGTGGCTGCCACACCGCTCGTCGCCTCCACCGAAACGATAAAGGAGAACGGACACAGTACGCCGCCACTGACCAATGGCTTTGCGCCCAAATCCTCCAACTACGCACAACACGACTCGCACAACTTTACGAGCAACAGCAGCGTGGCCATTGTGGATCCCTCGGACGACGAGTACGACGATCCCTACGATCTCAGCCACGAGCTGACTCAGGCCATTGCCCAGAACACGGATTTGTTGCGCCAAATTCAGGCGGCCATCTCGCGCATGAACAACGATGTGGGTGCAGTGCAGCAGCGGGTACGCAGCCTGGAGCAGTCGCTCAACGAACTTCGCAGCGGCCAAAAGGGAACAGCGAAAGGAACACAGCCACGATCACTGCCCGCCTGGTGGCCCTTCAGGAACATCTCCCCGCTGTGGTTCGCCGTCCTCATCCTGTGGCCCTTTCTGGTGCGACGCTTTGCGAGGATGCTGCAGAGCACTCCGCAGCGCAGGCACTGA